One region of Limnospira fusiformis SAG 85.79 genomic DNA includes:
- a CDS encoding glycerophosphodiester phosphodiesterase → MSVEIIAHRGFSSIAPENTLTALLAAIYNQANSIEFDVQITADSVPVVFHDKSLNRITGTPGTIREKTISELKELDAGTWFAESYRGERIPTLEEALAALKSIKGWLYFDIKPHAIWSDLEIKTLLGLIQEANLGDRTILTSFDEDLLWQCRQSDPQIKLGYFVVNASQLPQQISKAEAAGNAILSSQYQVILDQPSIIQETRNKGVDIVVWTVDKIIDFERLVDLGIERIITNCLIGDNVIKNITY, encoded by the coding sequence TTGAGCGTAGAAATAATTGCCCATCGAGGATTTTCTAGTATCGCCCCGGAAAATACCTTAACCGCTTTACTCGCCGCCATTTATAATCAGGCAAATTCCATAGAATTTGATGTACAGATTACCGCAGATAGTGTCCCTGTGGTTTTTCATGACAAAAGCCTAAATCGAATTACTGGAACCCCCGGAACTATCCGCGAAAAAACCATTTCCGAACTGAAAGAATTAGACGCTGGGACGTGGTTTGCGGAGTCTTATAGGGGAGAACGTATCCCCACCTTAGAGGAGGCATTAGCTGCCCTAAAATCGATTAAAGGATGGCTGTATTTTGATATTAAACCCCATGCTATATGGTCGGACTTAGAAATCAAAACTCTCCTGGGTCTGATTCAGGAAGCCAATTTGGGCGATCGCACTATTTTAACATCCTTTGACGAAGATTTACTATGGCAATGTCGCCAGTCAGATCCTCAAATAAAACTGGGATATTTTGTAGTGAATGCTTCACAACTACCCCAACAAATTAGCAAAGCAGAAGCCGCCGGTAATGCCATTTTAAGTAGTCAATATCAAGTGATATTAGACCAACCTAGTATAATTCAGGAAACTCGGAATAAAGGAGTTGATATAGTAGTCTGGACTGTAGACAAGATTATAGACTTTGAGAGATTAGTAGATTTAGGAATTGAGCGGATTATAACTAACTGTTTAATCGGTGATAATGTCATCAAAAATATCACTTATTAG
- a CDS encoding type II toxin-antitoxin system VapC family toxin has translation MYLLDTNHCSYLIKKEATVWEKALAIGTENLATCVIVQGELILMAEKSAQKTQNLANVNDFLQYLRIDLTDETTAVIYGQIKAALFDQFAPKEKSQRRKTKIRDIGFDDNDLWIASIAWQHNLILVSADSDFQRIQTVRDLTVESWYRPTN, from the coding sequence ATGTATTTACTAGACACGAATCATTGTAGTTATCTAATCAAAAAAGAAGCGACCGTATGGGAAAAAGCGCTGGCGATCGGTACAGAAAACTTGGCTACTTGTGTGATAGTTCAGGGGGAACTTATTTTGATGGCTGAAAAGTCGGCACAAAAGACACAAAACTTAGCTAATGTCAATGATTTTCTACAATACTTGCGGATTGATCTGACTGATGAAACGACAGCGGTTATTTATGGGCAAATTAAAGCAGCGTTGTTCGATCAGTTTGCTCCGAAAGAAAAAAGCCAAAGACGAAAAACTAAAATTAGAGATATTGGTTTTGATGATAATGACCTATGGATTGCTTCAATTGCATGGCAACACAATCTGATTTTAGTTTCAGCAGATAGTGACTTTCAACGAATCCAAACGGTGCGGGATTTGACTGTGGAAAGTTGGTACAGACCAACTAACTAA
- a CDS encoding RecQ family ATP-dependent DNA helicase — MIPPSDSNTTEQVKNALKRFWGYDDFRPPQQEIVEAIIRGQDALIVLPTGGGKSICFQLPALLKNGLTIIVSPLVALMENQVKELHDRHLSAGIIHSQMSPIQRRQTLHQLQNNSLRLLYLSPETLLSKPVWNLINKPQVSINGLILDESHCLVQWGDTFRPDYRRLGAVRPTLLKHKPPGSKIAIAAFTATADPTAQNTIKTVLQLQDPQEFILSPYRDNLHLKIRRVFTPMGRRKCLLSLMKQHQKQTGLIYVRTRRDSQELTAWLETFGYKTAPYHAGLSAEKRRKIESQWLEGKLQFVVCTSAFGMGINKPNVRWVVQFQPPLLLSEYIQEVGRAGRDGKPAEALTILCEPTGLLYPEDRQRLSFLQDNFRQQMMTAKPLIKKLPQKGHLETVISRFPDSAIALSLLHSQGKLEWVDLFNYQIKDTSLSLTENSNTVAIRQMTRYFATRDCRWKFILEAFGLGTEAQSFRCGHCDNCDRHGS, encoded by the coding sequence ATGATTCCACCTTCTGATTCTAACACAACTGAACAAGTAAAAAACGCCCTAAAACGTTTTTGGGGTTATGATGATTTTCGCCCCCCTCAGCAGGAAATTGTTGAGGCTATTATCAGGGGTCAAGATGCGTTGATTGTTCTGCCCACTGGAGGCGGTAAATCTATCTGTTTTCAACTGCCAGCGTTATTAAAAAATGGCTTAACCATAATAGTTTCGCCGCTGGTAGCCTTGATGGAAAATCAGGTAAAAGAATTACACGATCGCCATTTAAGTGCGGGTATTATTCATAGTCAAATGTCCCCCATACAACGGCGGCAAACTTTACATCAATTGCAAAACAACAGCCTACGATTGCTATATTTATCCCCGGAAACTTTATTAAGTAAACCTGTGTGGAATTTAATCAATAAACCCCAGGTTTCTATTAATGGTTTGATTTTAGATGAATCTCACTGTTTAGTTCAATGGGGGGATACATTTAGACCTGATTATCGCCGTTTGGGGGCGGTGCGTCCCACTTTATTAAAACATAAACCACCAGGTAGCAAAATAGCGATCGCTGCCTTTACCGCTACCGCTGACCCCACTGCCCAAAACACTATTAAAACGGTGTTACAGTTACAAGATCCTCAAGAATTTATACTGAGTCCATATCGAGATAATTTACACCTTAAAATTCGCCGAGTTTTTACTCCCATGGGACGGCGAAAATGCTTGCTAAGTTTGATGAAACAACATCAAAAGCAAACCGGTTTAATTTATGTTCGCACCCGTCGAGATAGTCAAGAATTGACAGCCTGGCTGGAGACATTTGGCTATAAAACTGCCCCTTATCATGCTGGACTATCGGCGGAAAAAAGGCGAAAAATTGAATCTCAATGGTTAGAAGGCAAGCTGCAATTTGTGGTGTGTACTTCTGCTTTTGGGATGGGAATTAACAAGCCCAATGTCCGGTGGGTGGTTCAGTTTCAACCGCCCCTATTACTATCAGAATATATCCAAGAAGTAGGAAGGGCTGGACGAGACGGAAAACCAGCAGAAGCCTTGACTATTCTCTGTGAACCGACGGGCTTGCTGTACCCTGAAGATAGACAAAGGCTGTCGTTTTTACAAGATAATTTTCGCCAACAAATGATGACCGCTAAACCCTTGATTAAAAAACTTCCCCAAAAAGGCCATTTAGAAACAGTGATCAGTCGTTTTCCCGACAGTGCGATCGCCTTGTCTCTTTTGCATTCTCAGGGAAAATTAGAGTGGGTTGATTTGTTTAATTATCAAATTAAAGATACATCACTATCTTTAACTGAAAATTCTAACACAGTTGCGATTCGCCAAATGACTCGCTATTTTGCTACCCGTGACTGTCGCTGGAAATTTATACTAGAGGCGTTTGGCTTGGGGACAGAAGCACAATCATTTCGCTGTGGTCATTGTGACAACTGCGATCGCCATGGGTCTTAA
- a CDS encoding alpha/beta fold hydrolase: MSPTRQTLELKTLKLSYLEWNPNGQQPLLLLHGLADHALVWTSLAEDLGDRYHIIAPDMRGHGDSDKPDHGYTFDDAIADLEELMDHHHWSNAHILGHSWTGKLLPIWAKKHPERFRCMILVDPIFITKMPGLLKLTLPIVYRKLDSLKCMGPFESFTAAETLAKELSQFSGWSPQQQQVFAAAMEAKPDGKWGSKFSISARNEIFLEVMKVPGLTEAIALPTLLVKPERGVNRMEWQLKPYQKYLTNLTIKQVPGNHWPFLVASESFNQTISEFLNQHN, translated from the coding sequence ATGTCACCGACTCGCCAAACCCTAGAATTAAAAACCCTGAAACTTTCCTATTTAGAGTGGAACCCTAACGGTCAACAGCCGTTGTTGCTTCTACATGGACTAGCCGATCATGCCCTAGTTTGGACAAGTTTAGCAGAAGATCTGGGCGATCGCTATCATATCATCGCCCCTGACATGAGAGGTCACGGAGACAGCGACAAACCAGATCACGGTTATACATTCGATGACGCGATCGCCGATCTCGAAGAGTTAATGGATCACCATCACTGGTCAAACGCCCACATTTTAGGTCATTCTTGGACGGGTAAATTACTACCTATTTGGGCAAAAAAACACCCCGAACGTTTCCGCTGTATGATTTTAGTCGATCCTATTTTCATCACTAAAATGCCCGGGCTGCTAAAATTAACCCTTCCCATAGTGTATCGTAAATTAGACTCATTAAAATGTATGGGACCTTTTGAGAGTTTCACCGCCGCCGAAACCCTAGCTAAAGAATTGAGTCAGTTTTCCGGTTGGAGTCCTCAGCAACAGCAAGTTTTTGCCGCCGCCATGGAAGCCAAACCCGATGGAAAATGGGGGAGTAAGTTTAGCATTAGCGCGCGCAATGAAATATTTTTAGAAGTGATGAAAGTTCCGGGATTAACAGAAGCGATCGCCTTACCGACCCTGCTGGTTAAACCGGAAAGGGGAGTTAATCGTATGGAATGGCAATTAAAACCCTATCAAAAGTATCTCACCAATCTAACTATTAAACAAGTGCCGGGAAATCACTGGCCGTTTTTAGTTGCATCAGAATCCTTCAATCAAACCATTTCCGAATTTTTAAATCAGCACAATTAG